The following proteins are encoded in a genomic region of Thermococcus henrietii:
- a CDS encoding CRISPR-associated helicase/endonuclease Cas3 has product MELDELVELMKVKKAKPGRSLYDHSLGVQRIAERLLRRIPHDSALDECILMHAFLHDVGKLDDRFQAKLEGKLKRAPPHAYLGLELASRFLDCDEPWRTIALLSILTHHSDFHEGLYQREINRNEALVVDGEVISHSARTVEKVRETILAGDLVYDYDLSPVELRNLYTLFNGVLRVADWLESAGLEPGSYHLDSGRSVHSGVIEYLKGKGHELRPYQRLVIGRGGGYFRLPTGDGKTETSLLATPADVSKVVYSLPTITTTEAMRRRFETMFGDGMVSFSHSMLFLSLYYRGELEKKLIHKYAMKPIFVSTVDQVLLAFFNYPRFPVRELALRNAHWIIDEIHAYTPYTLSLIVNAIEHAMKYLKTRVTVMSATLPHLLAEELERRGLKPLIPPESVEDRYRSRRRVEVQVRGEPLQNAVDEIARERGRTLVVVNTVKRARDLYGELRKTRDDVYLFHSRFINEDKRRKMEQVEKIERGILVATQVVEVSLDIDYDVMYTEAAPIDALVQRFGRVNRRGLRHGKAYIFEPEGKNAHLPYDKDAFNASLNLLGELEEIESELDLLKINDRFYEQVWGKYEKKLNGRPPLFKLRDVSRFRFADRQLTRDTFITLPAVPRPFLDKAIELAVKWPEMSGEERLKAAVYVIEHTVNVPIWVLKEHLHYNEDLYSVFGVYGIELNYDPETGLGEE; this is encoded by the coding sequence ATGGAGCTGGATGAACTGGTTGAGCTCATGAAGGTTAAGAAGGCCAAGCCCGGGAGAAGCCTCTACGACCACTCCCTCGGCGTTCAGAGGATAGCGGAAAGGCTTTTGAGAAGGATTCCCCACGATAGCGCCCTCGATGAGTGCATCCTGATGCACGCTTTTCTTCACGACGTCGGCAAGCTGGACGACAGGTTTCAGGCAAAGCTCGAGGGGAAGCTCAAACGCGCCCCGCCCCATGCCTACCTCGGCCTCGAGCTGGCCTCGCGCTTCCTCGACTGCGACGAGCCATGGAGGACGATAGCACTCCTTTCAATACTCACCCACCACAGCGACTTCCACGAGGGCCTTTACCAGAGGGAGATAAACAGGAACGAGGCCCTCGTAGTTGACGGCGAGGTTATATCGCACTCGGCGCGAACCGTTGAGAAAGTGAGGGAGACGATACTCGCAGGGGATTTGGTCTACGACTACGACCTCAGTCCGGTCGAGCTCAGAAACCTTTACACCCTCTTCAACGGCGTTCTGAGGGTGGCGGACTGGCTTGAGAGCGCCGGTCTGGAGCCCGGGTCGTATCACCTGGACTCCGGGAGAAGCGTTCACAGCGGGGTTATCGAATACCTGAAGGGAAAAGGGCACGAGCTGAGGCCCTATCAGAGGCTCGTCATCGGCAGGGGAGGGGGCTATTTCCGGCTCCCCACGGGCGACGGGAAGACGGAGACGAGCCTACTCGCCACTCCCGCGGACGTTTCAAAGGTTGTTTACTCCCTCCCCACGATAACCACAACAGAAGCGATGAGACGTCGCTTTGAGACGATGTTTGGAGATGGGATGGTGTCGTTCTCCCACAGCATGCTCTTTCTGAGCCTCTACTACAGGGGTGAGCTGGAGAAGAAGCTCATACACAAATACGCGATGAAGCCAATCTTCGTTTCCACCGTTGACCAGGTCCTTCTGGCGTTCTTCAACTACCCGCGCTTCCCGGTGAGGGAGCTGGCCCTCAGAAACGCCCACTGGATAATAGACGAAATACACGCATACACACCGTACACTCTCTCCCTGATAGTCAACGCCATAGAGCACGCGATGAAATACCTCAAAACGCGCGTAACGGTTATGTCGGCAACCCTGCCCCACCTCCTCGCGGAGGAGCTCGAAAGGAGAGGGTTAAAGCCCCTGATTCCTCCGGAGAGCGTTGAAGATAGATACCGCTCGCGCAGAAGGGTCGAGGTTCAGGTGAGGGGCGAACCCCTTCAGAACGCCGTTGACGAGATAGCGCGCGAGAGGGGAAGGACACTCGTCGTTGTCAACACGGTGAAGAGGGCACGCGACCTCTATGGGGAGCTGAGGAAAACGCGGGACGACGTTTACCTCTTCCACTCCCGCTTCATCAACGAGGACAAGAGGAGGAAGATGGAGCAGGTTGAGAAAATCGAAAGGGGTATTCTCGTGGCGACACAGGTCGTTGAGGTGTCGCTCGACATAGACTACGACGTCATGTACACCGAGGCCGCCCCGATAGATGCCCTCGTCCAGCGCTTTGGACGGGTGAACAGGCGGGGGCTTAGGCACGGAAAAGCCTACATCTTCGAGCCCGAGGGTAAAAACGCCCATCTACCCTACGATAAGGATGCATTTAACGCGAGTCTGAACCTCTTAGGGGAGCTTGAGGAAATCGAAAGCGAGCTCGATTTGCTGAAAATCAACGACAGGTTTTACGAGCAGGTCTGGGGTAAGTACGAAAAAAAGCTAAACGGCAGGCCGCCGCTCTTCAAGCTGAGGGACGTTTCGAGGTTCAGGTTCGCCGACAGGCAATTAACCAGGGACACCTTCATAACATTGCCGGCCGTTCCAAGACCTTTTCTCGATAAAGCGATTGAGCTCGCGGTTAAGTGGCCAGAGATGAGTGGGGAGGAACGCCTGAAGGCGGCCGTATACGTCATAGAGCACACCGTTAACGTGCCGATATGGGTTTTGAAGGAGCACCTCCACTACAACGAGGACCTTTACAGCGTCTTCGGAGTCTACGGAATCGAGCTGAACTACGACCCGGAAACGGGGCTGGGGGAAGAATGA
- the cas5 gene encoding CRISPR-associated protein Cas5 — MSELIGLVVEVRPIQAHFRIPYNSLLLDSYPFPPRTTAIGMLAGAMGLPEEGFRKLLQGLRYGVIVEDPGARVEETAAIFKNPGSPLYPITKALYHRPHYRLFFAGDEKTIERAHDALLDPVFTPYLGDSESLFFPAKRDYVKIVDVEEAEESTLRSVIPGEEYARGARFLVLRKNNLTPREYRMPVDFVYRGKGRRAVYRRVVAFAGGFVELANALDVLLFGGEPVFVF; from the coding sequence GTGAGTGAGTTGATAGGCCTCGTCGTTGAGGTCAGGCCCATACAGGCCCACTTCAGGATTCCCTACAACTCCCTGCTCCTCGACAGCTACCCGTTTCCGCCGAGGACGACAGCGATAGGCATGCTCGCAGGGGCAATGGGACTGCCCGAGGAAGGATTCAGGAAGCTCCTTCAGGGGCTACGCTACGGGGTCATAGTGGAAGACCCTGGGGCAAGGGTCGAGGAGACTGCGGCGATATTTAAAAACCCCGGTTCGCCGCTCTACCCGATAACGAAGGCCCTCTACCACAGGCCCCACTACCGCCTCTTTTTCGCGGGAGACGAGAAAACGATAGAGCGGGCCCACGACGCGCTCCTCGACCCCGTCTTTACCCCGTACCTCGGGGACAGCGAGAGTCTGTTTTTCCCGGCAAAGAGGGACTACGTCAAAATCGTTGACGTCGAGGAGGCGGAGGAATCAACGCTGAGGAGCGTCATCCCAGGAGAAGAATACGCGAGGGGGGCAAGGTTTCTGGTGCTCAGAAAGAACAATCTAACGCCGAGGGAATACCGGATGCCCGTGGACTTCGTTTACAGAGGAAAGGGCAGAAGGGCAGTTTACAGGCGCGTTGTCGCGTTCGCCGGAGGCTTTGTGGAGTTGGCAAATGCCCTGGACGTGCTACTCTTTGGTGGAGAACCAGTTTTCGTATTTTGA
- the cas2 gene encoding CRISPR-associated endonuclease Cas2 yields MYVIVVYDVDVKRVSRVHKFLRTHLHWRQNSVFEGEVSRAQLYEIKRTLERLTEEGDSVLIYELPRASFTLHVIGTDKNPAGEII; encoded by the coding sequence ATGTACGTAATAGTTGTTTACGACGTTGACGTTAAGAGGGTCTCGAGGGTCCACAAATTCCTCAGGACACACCTCCACTGGCGCCAGAACAGCGTTTTTGAGGGAGAAGTCAGCAGGGCCCAGCTCTACGAGATAAAGAGAACCCTTGAGAGGCTGACGGAAGAGGGGGATTCCGTTCTAATCTACGAGCTCCCGCGCGCCAGCTTCACCCTGCACGTAATCGGAACAGACAAGAACCCTGCGGGGGAGATAATTTGA
- the cas1b gene encoding type I-B CRISPR-associated endonuclease Cas1b, translating into MKKPYYITRIGTLERKGNTLFFVNEEIKRAIPINSTSEIHCFRPVSLTSGAIKILSEKNVPVHFYNKHGYYRGSYMPREGQISGTVVLAQAKHHLDPEKRLYVAKQFVEGIKASMVALLKSHGADYKAIKEIPVDGESPAELMGVESQLWREFYGLFSDLLKHFEFKERTRRPPRDEVNALISYGNSVLYTVALSEIRKTYLHPAISFLHEPLERRYSLALDIADIFKPITVFRVILRLVNRRQIREEHFRKDVGVLLNDGGLRIFIDELNSELSKKVLHPRFRRKVSIRYLMRLEGYSLVKHFLGDSRYKSLRAWW; encoded by the coding sequence GTGAAGAAGCCCTACTACATAACCCGAATCGGGACCCTCGAAAGGAAGGGCAACACGCTATTCTTCGTGAACGAGGAAATCAAGAGGGCGATACCCATAAACTCCACCAGCGAAATCCACTGCTTCAGGCCCGTTTCCCTGACGAGCGGGGCGATTAAGATACTCTCCGAGAAGAACGTCCCCGTGCACTTTTACAACAAGCACGGCTATTACCGGGGCTCCTACATGCCGAGGGAGGGGCAGATAAGCGGGACTGTAGTTCTGGCTCAAGCAAAACACCATCTCGACCCCGAAAAAAGGCTCTACGTCGCGAAGCAGTTCGTTGAGGGCATTAAGGCCTCGATGGTTGCCCTCCTGAAGTCCCATGGGGCCGATTATAAGGCCATAAAGGAAATCCCTGTTGATGGAGAAAGCCCCGCGGAGCTCATGGGCGTTGAGAGCCAGCTGTGGAGGGAGTTCTACGGCCTCTTCAGCGACCTGTTAAAGCACTTTGAGTTCAAGGAACGGACGAGGCGCCCCCCGAGGGACGAGGTGAACGCGCTGATAAGCTACGGCAACTCGGTTCTCTACACGGTGGCGCTCTCAGAGATACGGAAAACCTACCTCCACCCCGCCATAAGCTTCCTCCACGAGCCCCTTGAAAGGAGGTATTCTCTCGCCCTCGACATCGCTGATATCTTCAAGCCGATAACCGTTTTCAGGGTCATCCTCAGGCTCGTGAACAGGAGGCAGATACGGGAGGAGCACTTCAGGAAGGACGTTGGGGTTCTTCTGAACGACGGGGGGCTGAGAATCTTCATCGATGAGCTCAATTCGGAGCTCTCCAAAAAGGTTCTCCACCCGAGGTTCAGGAGAAAGGTCTCGATTCGCTACCTCATGAGGCTCGAGGGTTATTCCCTCGTCAAACACTTCCTTGGCGATTCCCGCTATAAGTCCCTCAGGGCGTGGTGGTGA
- the cas6 gene encoding CRISPR-associated endoribonuclease Cas6 has product MRLKLTLEIENGFSRPNKHAVQGFIYNMLKDTPYSQRHDEPRFKFFTFSDFFTDREGRINLLVSSPDADFIKALAEKLNERGKAYIGKNELKIVEVKRFRLPLREAFQTGSPVVLYKNALRNEYFKLHAHRDLRFFLERLKENAEKKYLAFYGEEFHIEGPLFDRVIPKLRRNGKLDVYVKVVKNGRPFPVIGSNWELLERMRIPRGERKFYRFIMDAGLGEKNSLGFGFLNPIRR; this is encoded by the coding sequence ATGAGGCTGAAGCTAACCCTTGAAATCGAAAACGGCTTCTCACGGCCAAACAAGCACGCGGTGCAGGGGTTTATTTACAACATGCTAAAGGACACACCCTATAGCCAGCGCCACGATGAGCCGAGGTTCAAGTTCTTCACGTTCTCAGACTTCTTCACTGACAGAGAAGGGAGAATTAATCTGCTAGTCTCCTCACCGGACGCGGATTTCATAAAGGCACTGGCCGAAAAGCTGAACGAAAGGGGGAAAGCCTACATCGGAAAAAATGAGCTGAAAATCGTTGAGGTCAAAAGGTTCCGTCTCCCCCTCAGGGAGGCCTTCCAGACTGGCTCGCCAGTCGTCCTGTACAAAAACGCTCTGAGGAATGAATACTTCAAGCTCCATGCCCACAGGGACCTGCGCTTCTTCCTCGAGCGCCTCAAGGAGAACGCCGAGAAGAAATACCTGGCATTCTACGGCGAGGAGTTTCACATCGAGGGACCGCTCTTCGACCGCGTTATTCCAAAGCTCAGGAGGAACGGAAAGCTCGACGTTTACGTCAAGGTCGTCAAGAACGGGAGGCCCTTTCCGGTCATAGGTTCCAACTGGGAGCTCCTTGAGAGGATGAGGATTCCCAGGGGCGAGAGGAAGTTCTACCGCTTCATTATGGACGCGGGGCTCGGGGAAAAGAACAGCCTCGGCTTCGGTTTTCTGAACCCCATTAGGAGGTGA
- a CDS encoding alanyl-tRNA editing protein, whose product MTRKLYYEDAYLKEAKAKVLEVKEDALLLDQTIFYPTGGGQPHDRGTINGVEVLDVYKDDQGNVWHVVAEPEKFKPGDEVELKIDWDYRYKLMRIHSAMHLLEHVLNVVLPEKWEPYGSGMSAEKGRLDIVYPENVNKWKEQIIETFNRLVDEGGEMRIWWEGDTRYTQIRDFEVIPCGGTHVRDIKEIGHLEKFKRSSLGKGKQRLEIWLEG is encoded by the coding sequence ATGACCCGCAAGCTCTACTACGAGGACGCCTACCTCAAGGAGGCCAAGGCGAAGGTTCTCGAAGTGAAGGAGGACGCCCTGCTTCTCGACCAGACGATTTTCTACCCGACCGGCGGCGGCCAGCCCCACGACAGGGGAACGATAAACGGCGTCGAGGTCCTCGACGTCTACAAGGACGACCAAGGCAACGTCTGGCACGTCGTTGCGGAGCCGGAGAAGTTCAAGCCCGGCGACGAGGTTGAGCTTAAGATAGACTGGGACTACCGCTACAAGCTCATGAGAATTCACAGCGCCATGCACCTCCTCGAACATGTCCTCAACGTCGTCCTGCCGGAGAAGTGGGAGCCCTACGGAAGCGGAATGAGCGCCGAGAAGGGCCGGCTTGACATCGTTTACCCGGAGAATGTGAACAAGTGGAAGGAGCAGATAATCGAGACTTTCAACAGGCTCGTTGACGAGGGTGGGGAGATGAGGATATGGTGGGAAGGTGACACCCGCTACACCCAGATTAGGGACTTCGAGGTCATTCCCTGCGGGGGAACCCACGTGAGGGACATAAAGGAAATCGGCCACCTGGAGAAGTTCAAGCGCTCCAGCCTCGGAAAGGGAAAGCAGAGGCTGGAGATATGGCTCGAAGGTTGA
- a CDS encoding TIGR01177 family methyltransferase produces the protein MLYVEILGNLPEMARDEVKAMLELGGGKIVGQDYLFLKVDASERAFPFLDRLGLAHEYGELLVEAESVDELLRKAREVEWPIEGTFKVDTETMANCRHDVLDLPRKLGAVIHSQGHRVNLSRPDTLVRVYCGEKLYAGIRLRFFDPKDFERRKAHHRPFFRPISLHPRVSRALVNLTKAQRELLDPMMGAGGILIEAGLLGLKVYGVDIKPEMVEGAGMNLRHYGVKDYELKLGDATRLEELFPGKEFEAVATDPPYGTAATLAGRRRDELYRAVLRSIYSVLKPGGRLAIAFPTSFDGKGEAEKLGFKTLGRYYQRVHKSLERYFYVFEKT, from the coding sequence ATGCTCTACGTTGAGATACTCGGAAACCTGCCGGAGATGGCGAGGGACGAGGTAAAGGCGATGCTCGAACTCGGGGGAGGGAAGATAGTCGGCCAGGACTACCTCTTTCTGAAGGTTGACGCCTCCGAGAGGGCCTTTCCCTTCCTTGACCGCCTCGGCCTTGCCCACGAGTACGGTGAGCTACTGGTGGAGGCCGAGTCCGTTGACGAGCTCCTCCGGAAGGCCAGAGAGGTGGAGTGGCCGATTGAAGGCACGTTTAAGGTTGACACCGAGACGATGGCCAACTGCAGGCACGATGTTCTCGACCTGCCGAGGAAGCTCGGAGCGGTTATTCACTCCCAGGGCCACCGCGTGAACCTCTCAAGGCCTGACACGCTCGTCCGCGTTTACTGCGGTGAAAAGCTCTACGCGGGGATAAGGTTACGATTCTTCGACCCCAAGGACTTCGAGAGAAGAAAGGCCCACCACAGACCGTTTTTCCGGCCGATTTCGCTCCACCCGAGGGTTTCGCGCGCGCTGGTGAACCTGACGAAGGCTCAAAGGGAACTCCTCGACCCCATGATGGGGGCCGGCGGGATACTCATCGAGGCGGGCCTGCTCGGGCTCAAGGTTTACGGCGTTGACATAAAGCCCGAGATGGTCGAAGGGGCGGGGATGAACCTCCGGCACTACGGCGTGAAGGATTACGAGCTGAAGCTCGGCGACGCGACGAGGCTCGAAGAGCTCTTTCCAGGGAAGGAGTTCGAAGCTGTCGCCACCGACCCGCCATACGGAACGGCAGCGACACTTGCCGGAAGGAGGAGGGACGAGCTCTACAGGGCGGTTTTGAGGAGCATCTACAGCGTCCTTAAACCCGGGGGAAGGCTCGCGATAGCTTTTCCGACGAGCTTCGACGGAAAGGGTGAGGCTGAAAAGCTCGGCTTCAAAACGCTCGGACGCTACTACCAGAGGGTTCACAAGAGCCTTGAGAGGTACTTCTACGTGTTCGAGAAGACCTGA
- a CDS encoding GNAT family N-acetyltransferase produces the protein MGIEMVKDPLALKEEILRFVFDVYRSTNGAYPALEWVEEKPSPDDFESFRRVYEPFLEFRLGEEFDELYLLREGGKIAGTVALVYNLQGKEIHWVPDELKNERTGLIEFFMTHPEYRGRGYGKALLDFAVRRLLELGKTPYVVTFPWLEAYGYYLRNGFGKVMDYGEFVVLRWEQP, from the coding sequence ATGGGTATCGAGATGGTCAAAGACCCGCTCGCCCTGAAGGAAGAGATTTTGAGGTTCGTCTTCGATGTTTACCGCTCGACGAACGGCGCTTATCCCGCCTTGGAGTGGGTTGAGGAGAAGCCCTCGCCGGACGACTTCGAAAGTTTCAGGCGGGTTTATGAGCCGTTCCTCGAGTTCAGGCTCGGAGAGGAGTTCGACGAGCTCTACCTGCTGAGGGAGGGTGGAAAAATCGCCGGAACCGTGGCGCTCGTTTACAACCTCCAAGGCAAGGAAATCCACTGGGTTCCCGATGAGTTGAAGAACGAGAGGACGGGCCTCATTGAGTTCTTCATGACCCACCCGGAATACAGGGGAAGGGGGTACGGAAAGGCCCTGCTCGATTTCGCGGTGAGGAGGCTCCTTGAGCTCGGAAAGACGCCCTACGTTGTAACGTTTCCCTGGCTTGAGGCCTACGGCTACTACCTCCGGAATGGCTTTGGGAAGGTCATGGACTACGGGGAGTTCGTGGTGCTCAGGTGGGAACAACCTTAA
- the cas7i gene encoding type I-B CRISPR-associated protein Cas7/Cst2/DevR has product MKAIEVVTLTKVEGANLNSNGTEGVIAVLKKVRDPVDGREYVRVSGQSVKYHMRQILKELGWELSQVVPKSEGGQKVIVSLGEPEKYIDDDLFGYMIAKKVDGKNATLRRTAVVRTNGMISLFPYTEDRDFGVRYDPAGDNHNIYETEITTNVMRGNFFIELDRLGVFKEGLEVPKLEGLEVRKEKDATGREVTLYVLPEEEREKRLRALLEAIMTYHGGAKLSNFFTKVYPEVMLVALLRRKIPVIGDALRVREGYVDGKLVLDVERLKETVETFADNIEKLYIGLFETRFANADELREAFRDMENVEILSMRELKDRINKLQLGE; this is encoded by the coding sequence ATGAAGGCGATTGAAGTGGTTACCCTGACGAAGGTTGAAGGTGCGAACCTGAACTCGAACGGAACGGAAGGAGTAATAGCGGTCCTGAAGAAGGTCCGCGACCCCGTTGATGGAAGGGAATACGTCCGCGTCTCAGGTCAGAGCGTCAAGTACCACATGAGGCAAATCCTGAAGGAGCTCGGCTGGGAGCTGAGTCAGGTCGTGCCGAAGAGCGAGGGTGGCCAGAAGGTCATAGTTTCACTCGGAGAGCCCGAGAAGTACATAGACGACGACCTCTTCGGCTACATGATAGCCAAGAAGGTTGACGGAAAGAACGCGACCCTTCGCAGAACAGCTGTCGTTAGAACCAACGGCATGATATCGCTCTTCCCCTACACCGAGGACAGGGACTTCGGCGTCCGCTACGACCCCGCCGGAGACAACCACAACATCTACGAGACCGAGATAACGACCAACGTCATGAGGGGCAACTTTTTCATCGAGCTCGACAGGCTCGGCGTCTTCAAGGAAGGCCTTGAGGTTCCGAAGCTCGAGGGCCTCGAAGTCAGGAAAGAAAAGGACGCGACGGGAAGAGAGGTTACCCTCTACGTTCTGCCGGAGGAGGAGCGCGAGAAGAGACTAAGGGCCCTCCTCGAGGCCATAATGACCTACCACGGTGGCGCAAAGCTCAGCAACTTCTTCACCAAGGTCTACCCGGAGGTAATGCTTGTCGCCCTGCTGAGGCGCAAAATACCCGTCATTGGGGACGCACTCCGCGTCAGGGAAGGTTACGTTGACGGAAAGCTCGTCCTCGACGTTGAGAGGCTTAAAGAGACTGTCGAAACCTTTGCCGACAACATCGAGAAGCTCTACATCGGGCTCTTCGAGACCAGGTTTGCCAACGCTGACGAGCTTAGGGAGGCCTTCAGGGACATGGAAAACGTTGAAATCCTGAGCATGAGGGAGCTGAAGGACAGGATAAACAAACTCCAGCTCGGTGAGTGA
- the cas4 gene encoding CRISPR-associated protein Cas4 yields the protein MRITGVMVQYYFTCKRELWFFSRGLNFDFENEDMLIGRLIHGESYERDWKEVFLGDVKLDVVKRQGKLVVIEVKKSSKLEGPAKWQLKYYLYLLRNAGVEAKGIISYPREGRRERIALTEEDVETLEKALKGIERVISLESPPLAKKKPYCRRCAYRDFCWV from the coding sequence TTGAGAATCACCGGCGTCATGGTTCAGTACTACTTCACATGCAAAAGGGAGCTGTGGTTCTTTTCGAGGGGGCTGAACTTCGACTTCGAGAACGAGGACATGCTCATAGGCAGGCTAATCCACGGCGAGAGCTACGAAAGAGACTGGAAGGAGGTGTTCCTCGGGGATGTAAAGCTCGACGTCGTGAAGAGGCAGGGAAAGCTGGTCGTCATCGAGGTCAAGAAGAGCTCAAAGCTCGAAGGGCCGGCAAAGTGGCAGTTGAAGTACTACCTCTACCTGCTGAGAAACGCGGGAGTCGAGGCCAAGGGGATAATCTCCTATCCACGGGAGGGCCGAAGGGAGAGGATAGCCCTGACGGAGGAAGACGTAGAAACTCTTGAGAAAGCGCTGAAGGGCATAGAAAGGGTTATATCCCTTGAGTCCCCACCTCTCGCCAAGAAAAAGCCCTACTGCAGGCGGTGCGCCTACAGGGACTTCTGCTGGGTGTGA